Within Microbacterium proteolyticum, the genomic segment GGGGTTCCGGACCTCAGGCGGCCAGCACGCTCCGCCCGACGATGAGCCGCATGATCTCGTTCGTGCCCTCGAGGATCTGGTGCACGCGCAGGTCGCGCACGACCTTCTCGATGCCGTACTCCTGCAGGTACCCGTAGCCGCCGTGCAGCTGCAGCGCCTCGTTCGCGACGCGGAAGCCGACGTCGGTCGCGAAACGCTTGGCCATGGCGCAGCGGGTCGCGGCGTCGGGGGCTTTGGCATCCAGGTGCTCCGCCGCGGAGTGCACGAGAAGCCGCGCCGCCTCCAGCTCGGTGGCCATGTCGGCGACGGCGAACACGACCGACTGCTTCTCGGCGAGCGGTTCGCCGAACGTGAAGCGCTCGTGCACGTACGCGACCGCGCGTTCCATGGCCCAGCGCGCCCCGCCGAGCGAGCACGCGGCGATGTTGAGGCGACCGCCGTTGAGCGCCGCCATCGCGATCCCGAAACCGCGCCCCTCGCCGCCGAGCAGGTTCTCGGCCGACACGCGCACCTCGTCGAGCACGACCTGCCGCGTGGGCTGGGCGTTCCAGCCCATCTTCTTCTCGTTCGGTCCGAACGACAGCCCCGCGGCGTCCGCCGGTACGAGGAACGCGCTGATCCCCCGCGCCCCGGGCTCGCCCGTCCGCGCCATGACGACATAGACGGATGCCTCGCCAGCACCCGAGATGAACTGCTTGACCCCCGTGAGCACGAACGTGTCGCCGTGCCGGATGGCCGAGGTGGTGATCGCCGCGGCATCCGATCCGGCGCCCGGCTCGGTGAGGCAGTAGGCGCCGAGCTGCTCCATGGCCGTGAGCCCGGGGAGCCACCGCCCGCGCTGAGCGTCGTCGCCGTACGCGTCGATCATCCACGCGACCATGTTGTGGATCGTCAGGTACGCGGTGACCGTCGGGTCGCCCGCGGCGAGCTCCTCGAAGATCTCGACGGCGAAGCGGCGCGGGAAGCCGGCGCCGCCGGACTCCTCGCGGACGCAGACACCCCCGAGGCCCAGCTCACCGGCGCGACGCAGGACGTCGCGCGGGAAGTGCTTCGCGGCATCCCACTCCAGGGCGTGGGGGGTCAGCTCGGTCGCGGCGAACTCGCGGACGGCGTCGAGGATGGCGGCGCGGTCGTCAGCGGTCAGGGCGTCGAGCGCGGGGGCAGGGGTGGCGTCCATGCGGCTCTCCATTTCGGCGACGTCGTCGTCGCGAGAGCGATTTTAGTTGGACATCCTTGTAATTACTAGGATGCCGAAGAATCAGCCCGCGGCGACCCCGAACAGCGCCCCGACCGCGTACGTCGCGCCGAGCGCGAGCGCACCGCCGATCACGGTCCGCAGGATCGCGCGACCGCGGCGCGCGCCCCCGATCCACGCCGCGAGATATCCGGTGACGGCGAGCGCGATGAGCACCGCGACGAACGTGAGCGGCACCCGCACCTCGACCGGCGCGAGCAGGATCGTCAACATCGGCAGGATCGCGCCGACCGTGAACGCCACGGCCGAGGCGAGCGCCGCCGCCCACGGGCTGACGACGTCGTCGGCGTCGATGTTGAGCTCGACGGCGAGGTGGGCTTTGAGGGCATCGGATGCCGTGAGCTCGGTCGCCACGCGCGTCGCGGTCTCGCGGCTGAGCCCCTGCGCTTCGTACAGCCCGACGAGCTCGGCGAGCTCCGCCTCGGGATCCTCCGCGAGCTCGCGGCGCTCCTTCTGGATGAGCGCGTGCTCGCTGTCGCGCTGGCTCGACACCGACACGTACTCGCCGAGCGCCATCGAGATCGCCCCACCGACGAGAGCGGCCAACCCGGCGATGAGCACGGGTCCGACCTCGCTCGTCGCCCCCGCGACACCGACGACCACGGCGGCGGTCGACACGATGCCGTCGTTCGCGCCGAGCACGCCGGCACGCAGCCAGTTCAAGCGCTGGGCGAGTCCCTGGCGGTGCGGTTCATCGGGGTGGGCTCCGGCGGGCGAATCGGTCACGCCGCAAGGTTAGCCCCGCGCGCGGGGGGACGGATCGCCAGGTGAGATCGGCGACACAGCACCCCGTGTCTTCCCACCCCGTTCACCGGACCGTCACCGCCGATCGACAGAGTGGCGGGGATCCGCGCCCCCGCACGGATCCTCTCCCCGACACCCGAGGACACAGCCATGCCTTCGTCGTTCCTTCGCCGCGCCGTCGCGTTCACCGCGACGACCGCGGCGG encodes:
- a CDS encoding VIT1/CCC1 transporter family protein, with protein sequence MTDSPAGAHPDEPHRQGLAQRLNWLRAGVLGANDGIVSTAAVVVGVAGATSEVGPVLIAGLAALVGGAISMALGEYVSVSSQRDSEHALIQKERRELAEDPEAELAELVGLYEAQGLSRETATRVATELTASDALKAHLAVELNIDADDVVSPWAAALASAVAFTVGAILPMLTILLAPVEVRVPLTFVAVLIALAVTGYLAAWIGGARRGRAILRTVIGGALALGATYAVGALFGVAAG
- a CDS encoding acyl-CoA dehydrogenase family protein; its protein translation is MDATPAPALDALTADDRAAILDAVREFAATELTPHALEWDAAKHFPRDVLRRAGELGLGGVCVREESGGAGFPRRFAVEIFEELAAGDPTVTAYLTIHNMVAWMIDAYGDDAQRGRWLPGLTAMEQLGAYCLTEPGAGSDAAAITTSAIRHGDTFVLTGVKQFISGAGEASVYVVMARTGEPGARGISAFLVPADAAGLSFGPNEKKMGWNAQPTRQVVLDEVRVSAENLLGGEGRGFGIAMAALNGGRLNIAACSLGGARWAMERAVAYVHERFTFGEPLAEKQSVVFAVADMATELEAARLLVHSAAEHLDAKAPDAATRCAMAKRFATDVGFRVANEALQLHGGYGYLQEYGIEKVVRDLRVHQILEGTNEIMRLIVGRSVLAA